The genomic window CGGGTCGGTCCTTGTAGGTTTTGGGGCGCCATGCCGGTGCACGTGAGCTCCCGTGACCCTCACGCGGTGGCTGCTGTGGTGCAGGCCGCGTATGCGGAGATGTTTCCGGAGGGCGATCCTTTGTTTGTTTCGCGGGTGTTTGGTTGGGCGGTGCAGGCGTTTCGGGGCGAGTTGCCGGGTTATCAGCCTGCGGACACGGGGTACCACGACCTGGAGCACACGTTGCAGGAGACGCTGTGTTTTGCGCGGTTGTTGTTGAACTGGCATCGGGCGGGGTCGGAGCCGCGGCTGACGCGGCGTTGTTTTGAGCTGGGTTTGGTGGCGGTGCTGTTTCACGATACGGGTTACTTGAAGCGTTCTGGGGACACGGAGGGGACGGGGGCGAAGTACACGTTGGTGCACGTCCGACGGAGTGCCGAGTTTGCGCGGGTATTTTTGGAGGGGCGGGGTTATCCGGAGGAGGACATTCGCGCGGTGGAGAACATGATTTTGTGCACCGGGGCGGATGCGGAGCCGGCGCAATTGCCTTTTGGGGATGAGTCGGAGCGGCTGGTGGGTTGTGCGTTGGGCACGGCGGATGTGCTGGCGCAGATGGCAGCGGAGGATTACCTGGAAAAGCTTCCGGCGTTGTACGAGGAGTTTGCCGAGGCGGCTGCGTACGTGCGGGATCCGGAGAGTTACGTGGCCTCGTACCGGAGTTCGGAGGACCTGTTGCGGCGGACGCCGTCGTTTTGGACGGACTGGGCCCGGCCGAGGCTGGAACGGGAGTTTCGGGGTTTGTACCGGTACCTGAGCGATCCCTATCCGGACGGCCCGAACGAGTACCTGGAACGGATTGAGGCGCACATGGAGCGTTTGCGGCAGCGGTTTGGGGGCGGATCGGGCGGCGGGCAGGGGTAAGGGCCGACCCGGCGTGCGTGGGCCGGGCCGGGTGAGGAGGGGTCAGTCTCCGGTTTCGGCGGTGGTGACTTCGGGGTTTGTATCGGGTTGGTCTTCCTTGTCTTCGGCCTGGGGCCGGGTGCCGTGGATTTCGTGGAGTTTGTTGCGGAGGGTGCGGATGCTGATGCCGAGGATTCGGGCTGCGTGGGTGCGGTTGCCCTTGCAGTAGTCGAGCGCCGCCAGGATATGTTGTTTTTCGAGCTCGGCCAGGGTGGGGAAGTGGCCGTCGGGTGCCGGACCGGGTCGGGCGGCCGGCACAGCGGTGGGTTGTGGGTCCGTGGGCGGGCTGGAATGCAGCTGGATGGGGGTGGCGAGGCCGAGGTGGCCGGGTTCGATCAGGCCGTCGTCGCCGCAGAGGATGACGGCCCGTTCCACCACGTTTTGGAGTTCGCGGACGTTGCCGGGCCAGGAGTGGGATTGCAGTGCCGCCAGGGCCGCCTCGGAGAAGCCTTTGACGTGAACGCCGTGTTTGCGGCTGAACCGGCGCATGAATTCCTCGGCCAGCGGGATGATGTCGGAACGCCGTTCGCGCAGTGGGGGCAGGTGGATGGGCACGACGTTGAGGCGGAAGAAGAGGTCCTGGCGGAACTCTTTACGTTCGACGCTCTGTTCGAGGTTGCGGTTGGTGGTGGCGATGACGCGGACATCCACCTTGATGGTGCGGGTGCCGCCGACGCGTTCGAATTCGCGTTCCTGCAGCACGCGCAGCAGTTTGGCCTGGACGCTGGTGGAGATTTCGCTGATTTCATCCAGGAGGATGGTGCCGCCGTGGGCGAGCTCGAACCGTCCTTCGCGTTTGGCGATGGCGCCGGTGAAGGCGCCCTTTTCGTGGCCGAAAAATTCGCTTTCGATGAGGTTTTCGGGAATGGCGGCGCAGTTGACCTTGATGAAGGGGCCGTTGGCACGCGGGCTTTCCCGGTAGATGGCGCGTGCCACCAGTTCCTTGCCGGTGCCGCTTTCGCCCTGGATGAGGACGGTGGCCTGGGTCCGGGCGACCTTGCGGATCAACTGCCGGAGCTCCTGCATGGCGGGGCTGTTGCCGAGGAGCTCCTGTTCGGCCTCGTCGGTTTCCTGGGAGAGGAACCGGTTGACCTTGAGGAGTTGGGTGAATTCCTCGGCCTTGCGAAGGACGACTTCGATCTGCTCGGTGGAGAAGGGTTTGATGAGGTAGTCGAATGCGCCGTTTTTCATGCATTCGACGGCTGATTCGACGCTGCCGAAGCCGGTGGTGATGACCACCAGGGGCCGTTGGGGCCGTTGTTGCAGGGCTTTGAGCAGGTCGGTGCCGTCGCCGTCCGGAAGCCGGACGTCCAGGATGATGAGGTCGAAATTGTCCGCCTGGAGGTATTCCTGGGCCTCGGCGATGGTGGAGGCCAGGGCCACGTCGTAGCGGCGGCGCCGCAGCGTCTGCGCCAAGTTGTTGCGCAGGATGGCGTCGTCTTCCAGGACGATGATTTTCTCGATCGGCATGCTTCAGGCCGCGGAGTGACGACGGTATAGGTTGGCGACGTAATGAGGCTGCTGGGCGGCCGGCTTGGGCAGGTGATCGGCCGGCAGTAATCCCCTTCCCAGCAGGGCCTGCCGGTTGTCGCGATCCAACTGGAGGATTCGCATCAGCATGGTTTGGATCTCGTCGGTCAGGGCGCGCAGCTCGGTCCCGGGAACGGGGACCGCCGGGTCGCCGCTCCGAATCTGCCCGCGCCACCGCCGAATCTCAGTCAACGCCTTCTCCAATCTTGGAAGCAAGTCCTTTCTGCGCCGGTAAAAGAGGAAGGCGGGGTACTCTTGTCCGTTTTGGAGGAGCTGTTGTTCCTCCCGGTAGAGGGTCAGGGTTTCCTGGCAGACGGCCCAGTATTCCCGGAGGGCCGACCACAAACCGTTTTCGCTCGATGCCGTCATGGACGCGTTCATGGTTAGGGTGTTGATGGGATGGCCGATTCCAGCGGGGTGGTGCTGGCTTGGACGGGCGGGGCCAGACGCCGCAAGGCCAGCTCCGCCCGGGTCTGCCATTTGACGAAATCCATTCGCCAACGCGCCATTTGAATCAGGGCTTGCAAGCCCGGGGTGG from Limisphaera ngatamarikiensis includes these protein-coding regions:
- a CDS encoding sigma-54-dependent transcriptional regulator; this encodes MPIEKIIVLEDDAILRNNLAQTLRRRRYDVALASTIAEAQEYLQADNFDLIILDVRLPDGDGTDLLKALQQRPQRPLVVITTGFGSVESAVECMKNGAFDYLIKPFSTEQIEVVLRKAEEFTQLLKVNRFLSQETDEAEQELLGNSPAMQELRQLIRKVARTQATVLIQGESGTGKELVARAIYRESPRANGPFIKVNCAAIPENLIESEFFGHEKGAFTGAIAKREGRFELAHGGTILLDEISEISTSVQAKLLRVLQEREFERVGGTRTIKVDVRVIATTNRNLEQSVERKEFRQDLFFRLNVVPIHLPPLRERRSDIIPLAEEFMRRFSRKHGVHVKGFSEAALAALQSHSWPGNVRELQNVVERAVILCGDDGLIEPGHLGLATPIQLHSSPPTDPQPTAVPAARPGPAPDGHFPTLAELEKQHILAALDYCKGNRTHAARILGISIRTLRNKLHEIHGTRPQAEDKEDQPDTNPEVTTAETGD